A part of Methanomassiliicoccales archaeon genomic DNA contains:
- a CDS encoding CDC48 family AAA ATPase yields the protein MVATDKVLKVAEAKPRDAGKGIARIDPEIMEILGIQPGDVIQIDGKKKTVAVVWPGYSEDENRGLIRIDGHIRRNANVGLDDKVAIRKIVVKSAQKMTFAPLEEMKIMGGEEYLGQALEGRVVTRGDVVELNVMGRRIDLAVVSYHPAADAAMIQRDTEIKISDKPAKDTLSKIPKVTYEDIGGLGDEVKKVREMIELPLRHPELFERLGVEAPKGVLLHGPPGTGKTLLAKAVAGETNANFVSIGGPEIMSKFYGESEERLREIFKQAEENAPTIIFIDEIDSIAPKRDEVTGETERRIVAQLLALMDGLESRGKVVVIGATNRPNALDPALRRPGRFDREIEISIPNKEGRLEILQIHTRGMPLDEDVDLARLAALTHGYAGADLQALAKEAAMRSLRRVLPDLDLEMDSIPAEVLNKLIVKRQDFFDALREMQPSSLREVLIESPDVKWDDIGGLEDVKKELKEAVEWPLKYNLVFERMDARPPKGILLYGPPGTGKTMLAKAVATEAEANFINVKGPEFLSKWVGESEKAVRETFRKARQAAPCIIFMDEIDSIAPVRGGSSDSHVTERVISQLLTEMDGLESLHNVVIIAATNRPDMIDPALLRPGRFDRLVSVGVPDLAARKDILRVHTRKRPLDPGVDLNELAEKMDGYTGADIAAVVNEAVMMAIREFVAEGGELTKERVGEMRLMKKHFDSALGHYKPRTRSEVSEFNKLIKDFEYVR from the coding sequence ATGGTAGCTACTGACAAAGTGCTAAAGGTCGCTGAGGCTAAGCCGAGGGACGCTGGCAAGGGGATCGCAAGGATAGACCCGGAGATAATGGAGATATTGGGCATACAACCCGGTGACGTTATTCAGATAGACGGCAAGAAGAAGACCGTTGCGGTCGTCTGGCCAGGCTACTCGGAGGACGAGAACCGCGGACTTATACGTATCGATGGACATATAAGGCGGAACGCCAACGTCGGTCTGGACGACAAGGTGGCCATAAGGAAGATCGTCGTTAAGAGCGCGCAGAAGATGACCTTCGCCCCTTTGGAGGAGATGAAGATAATGGGGGGCGAGGAATATCTGGGCCAGGCCCTGGAGGGCAGGGTCGTCACGAGAGGCGACGTGGTCGAGCTCAACGTCATGGGAAGGCGGATCGACCTGGCCGTGGTCTCATATCATCCAGCTGCGGATGCTGCGATGATCCAGCGTGATACGGAGATAAAGATCAGCGACAAGCCCGCTAAGGACACGCTGTCGAAGATACCGAAGGTCACGTACGAGGACATAGGTGGCCTGGGCGACGAGGTGAAGAAGGTCCGAGAGATGATCGAGCTGCCGCTGAGGCACCCAGAGCTGTTCGAGAGGCTGGGCGTCGAAGCCCCCAAGGGCGTTCTGCTGCATGGTCCTCCTGGGACAGGAAAGACGCTGTTGGCCAAGGCCGTCGCTGGCGAGACCAACGCCAATTTCGTCTCGATCGGCGGACCGGAGATCATGAGCAAGTTCTATGGCGAGTCCGAGGAGCGCCTCAGGGAGATATTCAAGCAGGCGGAGGAGAACGCGCCGACCATCATATTCATCGATGAGATAGACTCGATCGCCCCGAAGAGGGACGAGGTCACCGGTGAGACCGAGCGGCGCATCGTGGCGCAGCTGCTCGCGCTGATGGACGGTCTGGAGTCCCGTGGCAAGGTAGTTGTCATAGGGGCCACGAACCGCCCGAACGCGCTGGACCCGGCGCTCAGGAGGCCGGGCCGCTTCGACAGGGAGATAGAGATCAGCATACCGAACAAGGAAGGCAGGCTCGAGATCCTGCAGATCCACACGCGGGGCATGCCTCTGGACGAGGATGTTGACCTGGCGAGGCTCGCCGCCTTGACGCATGGGTATGCGGGTGCCGACCTGCAAGCGCTGGCCAAGGAGGCGGCGATGCGCTCCCTGAGACGGGTGCTTCCGGACCTGGACCTGGAGATGGACTCGATACCCGCCGAGGTGCTCAACAAGCTGATCGTCAAGAGGCAGGACTTCTTCGATGCCCTGAGGGAGATGCAGCCCTCGAGCCTGAGGGAGGTCCTGATCGAGTCCCCGGACGTCAAATGGGATGACATTGGCGGCCTGGAGGACGTAAAAAAGGAGCTGAAGGAGGCGGTCGAATGGCCCCTGAAGTACAACCTGGTCTTCGAGCGCATGGACGCAAGACCTCCGAAGGGGATACTGCTGTACGGGCCTCCTGGTACCGGAAAGACCATGCTGGCAAAGGCCGTTGCAACGGAGGCCGAGGCGAACTTCATCAACGTGAAGGGGCCAGAGTTCCTGAGCAAGTGGGTCGGAGAGTCGGAGAAGGCGGTCAGGGAGACCTTCAGGAAGGCACGTCAGGCCGCGCCGTGCATAATATTCATGGACGAGATCGATTCGATCGCCCCTGTCAGGGGAGGGAGCTCGGACTCTCACGTCACCGAGAGGGTGATATCTCAGCTCCTGACGGAGATGGACGGGCTGGAGTCGCTACATAACGTCGTGATCATCGCGGCGACGAACCGGCCAGACATGATCGACCCGGCCTTACTTAGGCCAGGAAGGTTCGACAGGCTCGTGTCTGTAGGCGTCCCGGACCTGGCGGCCAGGAAGGACATACTCAGGGTGCATACGAGGAAGAGGCCTCTTGACCCTGGCGTGGACCTGAACGAGCTTGCCGAGAAGATGGACGGATACACCGGTGCGGACATAGCGGCCGTCGTGAACGAGGCGGTCATGATGGCCATAAGGGAGTTCGTGGCGGAGGGCGGCGAGCTGACGAAGGAGCGTGTGGGCGAGATGAGGCTGATGAAGAAGCACTTCGACTCGGCGCTGGGGCATTACAAGCCCCGGACCAGGTCTGAAGTGTCGGAGTTCAACAAGCTCATCAAGGACTTTGAGTACGTGAGGTGA
- a CDS encoding adenosylhomocysteinase, which yields MDDELRAKGKRRLEWAETHMRVMKEIGNRMVQEQTLTGVKVGMALHVEAKTGMLAVWLARAGAEVRLASCNPLSTDDSVATSLREDYGVKVYAKKWESTEEYYANLGAVLDMRPDYVVDDGADLITLLHTTRRDLLANVKGGNEETTTGVIRLRAMAKEGRLCFPVISVNDAQMKHLFDNRYGTGQSTFDGWMNATNLLVAGKTLVVAGYGWCGRGIAMRAKGLGANVIVTEVDPVRAIEARMDGHQVMPMMEAASRADIIISATGCKDIIRKEHLEVIKDGCVMGNSGHFDNEISKVALAEAASRPRKVREFVDEYVLRDGRKVYLIAEGRLMNLAAGQGHPVEIMDMSFAIQALCLEHLVKEHPRLENKVYDVPREIDEEVAHLALRSLGSKIDVLTPGQRKYLEEWKEGT from the coding sequence ATGGACGATGAGCTCAGGGCCAAGGGCAAGAGAAGGCTGGAATGGGCAGAGACCCATATGAGGGTGATGAAAGAGATAGGCAACAGGATGGTCCAGGAGCAGACGTTGACAGGTGTGAAGGTCGGTATGGCCCTTCATGTGGAGGCGAAGACCGGCATGTTGGCGGTATGGCTTGCCAGGGCGGGTGCCGAGGTAAGGCTGGCCAGCTGCAACCCATTGTCCACGGACGATTCTGTAGCAACCTCCCTGAGGGAGGACTATGGGGTCAAGGTATATGCCAAAAAATGGGAGAGCACCGAGGAGTACTATGCCAACCTGGGCGCGGTCCTTGACATGAGGCCTGATTACGTCGTCGACGATGGCGCGGACCTCATCACCCTCCTGCACACCACGAGAAGGGACCTTCTCGCCAACGTCAAGGGCGGCAACGAAGAGACCACCACGGGCGTCATCAGATTAAGGGCCATGGCCAAGGAGGGCCGCCTGTGCTTTCCTGTGATCTCGGTCAACGATGCACAGATGAAACATCTTTTTGACAACAGGTATGGGACCGGACAGAGCACGTTCGATGGGTGGATGAACGCGACCAACCTGTTGGTCGCAGGGAAGACCTTGGTCGTTGCCGGTTATGGCTGGTGTGGAAGGGGCATAGCCATGAGGGCGAAGGGGCTTGGTGCTAATGTTATCGTGACGGAGGTGGACCCCGTCCGGGCGATCGAGGCGAGGATGGACGGGCACCAGGTGATGCCGATGATGGAGGCAGCGTCCCGGGCGGACATCATAATCTCGGCCACAGGATGCAAGGACATCATCAGGAAGGAGCACCTCGAGGTGATCAAGGACGGTTGCGTCATGGGGAACTCAGGACATTTCGACAATGAGATCAGCAAGGTCGCGCTCGCGGAAGCGGCGTCGAGGCCGAGGAAGGTCAGGGAGTTCGTGGACGAGTACGTACTGAGAGATGGAAGGAAGGTCTACCTTATCGCGGAGGGCAGGTTGATGAACCTGGCCGCCGGGCAGGGGCATCCCGTGGAGATAATGGATATGAGCTTTGCCATCCAGGCACTGTGCCTTGAACATCTTGTAAAGGAGCATCCGAGGTTGGAGAACAAGGTATACGACGTTCCGAGGGAGATCGATGAGGAAGTTGCTCATCTGGCGCTCCGCTCCCTGGGGTCAAAGATCGACGTGCTGACCCCTGGGCAGAGGAAGTATCTTGAGGAGTGGAAAGAGGGGACCTGA
- the endA gene encoding tRNA-intron lyase, whose product MPGELRGDFVIIEDQSEASQIYNRGYYGYPQRGGSLELDIMEAIYLTESDRLKVFSDGKEIGLQELVHAGVGSRQDFHTRFLVYRDLRQRGYIVKLDGGDFDFRIFPRGGTPTTSQTKAWVLAVSERSSFSIVDMLAQAEISERTRKELLLAVVDEEGDITYYEAERADPHGELEKEPMIEDAKGILVEDSVLVIDEAEADALIKEGFYGKKVGRFLQLSLIEAAHLQSLGRLTVRSSRSGRNIREIAFNKRARAVQPDFDMRLKAFTDLRSRGLVVKTGFKYGTHFRVYEGDPGNHHSKYLVHAVPEDYVTIWAEVSRAIRLAHGVKKEVLFGRVGEDRVQYAKLKRVRP is encoded by the coding sequence ATGCCAGGCGAACTCCGTGGCGACTTTGTGATCATCGAGGACCAGTCCGAGGCGAGCCAGATCTACAACCGCGGTTATTATGGATATCCGCAGCGGGGTGGGAGCCTGGAGCTCGACATAATGGAGGCCATCTATCTTACAGAAAGTGACCGGTTAAAGGTGTTCTCAGATGGAAAGGAGATAGGCCTGCAAGAGCTCGTCCATGCCGGCGTAGGGAGCAGGCAGGATTTCCACACGCGCTTCCTGGTCTATCGGGACCTCCGACAGCGGGGGTATATCGTCAAGCTTGATGGGGGGGATTTCGATTTCAGGATATTCCCAAGGGGCGGGACCCCGACGACATCCCAAACAAAGGCGTGGGTGCTCGCAGTGTCTGAAAGATCCTCGTTTAGCATCGTGGATATGTTAGCGCAGGCAGAAATATCCGAACGGACAAGGAAGGAGCTGCTTCTGGCCGTCGTCGACGAGGAGGGCGACATAACGTATTATGAGGCGGAAAGGGCCGACCCTCATGGGGAGCTTGAGAAAGAACCGATGATCGAGGACGCAAAGGGGATTCTGGTAGAGGACAGCGTGCTCGTCATCGACGAGGCCGAGGCGGACGCCCTAATAAAGGAGGGGTTCTATGGAAAGAAGGTCGGAAGATTCCTCCAGCTCTCGTTGATAGAGGCCGCCCATCTTCAGTCCTTGGGAAGGCTCACCGTCCGTTCCAGCAGGTCTGGTAGGAACATCAGGGAGATAGCGTTCAACAAGAGGGCCAGGGCAGTGCAGCCAGATTTCGATATGAGGTTAAAGGCCTTCACGGACCTAAGGTCCAGAGGCCTGGTGGTAAAGACAGGGTTCAAGTATGGGACCCATTTCCGCGTCTACGAGGGCGATCCAGGAAATCACCACTCGAAATATCTTGTTCACGCGGTACCTGAGGACTATGTGACCATCTGGGCCGAGGTATCGAGGGCCATCCGTCTGGCCCACGGGGTCAAAAAAGAGGTACTTTTCGGGCGGGTTGGAGAAGACAGGGTGCAATATGCAAAGCTGAAGCGGGTCAGGCCTTGA
- a CDS encoding helix-turn-helix domain-containing protein, giving the protein MDELDMLLSVIENPTRRKILEALMREPHYPLQLSRELGLSQQGIMKHLKVLEDYDLVRSYSEESDQGGPSRKIYVPTTGFTITVDIGPGLFNTELVKRVLEMDDVNEKEMSSSDLKEFKDKLMQARGKIRDIDRELEALAERRARLIQEKEKSLNDAYNLIEALIDDYHERRVLYAYMQRPELDEKDLARTLGLRDEYVKDTLERYAGGVKDDRRGQRQER; this is encoded by the coding sequence ATGGACGAGCTCGACATGCTGCTCTCGGTGATAGAGAACCCTACGAGAAGGAAGATACTGGAGGCGCTGATGCGTGAACCGCATTATCCACTTCAGCTCTCCAGGGAGCTGGGCCTAAGCCAGCAAGGGATAATGAAGCACCTCAAGGTGTTGGAGGACTACGACCTTGTCAGGTCTTACAGCGAGGAGAGCGACCAGGGGGGCCCATCAAGGAAGATCTATGTTCCGACCACCGGGTTCACGATCACGGTGGACATCGGGCCAGGTCTTTTCAACACAGAGCTCGTGAAAAGGGTCCTTGAGATGGACGATGTCAATGAAAAGGAGATGTCCAGTTCAGATCTGAAAGAATTCAAGGACAAGCTCATGCAGGCGAGGGGCAAGATCAGGGACATCGACCGGGAACTGGAGGCGCTTGCGGAGAGGAGGGCCCGCCTGATACAGGAGAAGGAAAAGAGCCTGAACGACGCGTACAATCTGATCGAGGCGCTTATCGATGATTACCATGAAAGGCGCGTTCTTTATGCCTATATGCAAAGACCTGAGCTTGACGAGAAGGACCTGGCCCGTACGCTGGGCCTTAGGGACGAGTATGTGAAGGATACTCTAGAGAGATATGCCGGGGGTGTAAAAGATGACCGAAGGGGGCAGCGACAGGAGCGATAA
- a CDS encoding phosphopantothenate/pantothenate synthetase: MEISKDHPRYRSLVTRERMSELVSLGIVAPTGLIAHGRGEAFDYLIGERTNPPALGAEEAAAALLLEARSPVITVNGNAAGLAAKELVELAKLVGAKVEVNLFHRTDERVEKVCAYVEKEGGMKVLGREPDAVLPGIASDRAKCTKEGIMAADVVLIPLEDGDRAEALVKAGKKVIAIDLNPLSRTAQTAHVTIVDELTRAVANMITAAERMKEDAVARKNAIAGHDNRRCLEEMMVIICSNLMRGRGEACLRR, translated from the coding sequence GTGGAAATATCGAAGGACCATCCCCGCTATAGGTCTTTGGTGACGCGGGAAAGGATGAGCGAGCTGGTCTCGCTGGGGATCGTCGCCCCGACCGGCCTCATCGCTCATGGGAGAGGCGAGGCGTTCGACTATCTTATCGGAGAGAGGACAAATCCCCCAGCTCTTGGAGCGGAAGAGGCCGCTGCCGCTCTTTTGCTCGAGGCGAGATCGCCCGTCATAACGGTCAACGGTAACGCGGCGGGCCTTGCCGCAAAAGAGCTCGTTGAACTGGCCAAGCTAGTAGGGGCAAAGGTCGAGGTGAACTTATTCCACCGCACCGACGAAAGGGTCGAAAAGGTCTGCGCTTACGTTGAGAAAGAAGGTGGGATGAAGGTCCTGGGAAGGGAGCCTGATGCGGTTTTACCAGGTATAGCCTCCGACAGGGCCAAGTGCACGAAGGAGGGCATTATGGCCGCAGACGTGGTGCTCATACCATTGGAGGACGGCGACCGGGCCGAGGCGTTGGTAAAGGCAGGGAAGAAGGTCATAGCCATCGACCTTAACCCATTGTCAAGGACGGCACAGACCGCTCACGTGACCATAGTCGACGAGCTCACAAGGGCGGTGGCAAACATGATCACGGCGGCGGAGCGTATGAAGGAGGATGCGGTCGCAAGAAAGAACGCCATCGCGGGTCATGATAACAGGAGATGCCTGGAGGAGATGATGGTCATCATATGCTCTAATCTAATGAGGGGGAGGGGCGAGGCCTGCCTAAGAAGGTGA
- a CDS encoding Hsp20/alpha crystallin family protein — protein sequence MMMAKISFDIEDPFSEFDRMFEEMRRRMDEMIRGAVPMYDDEEPVFVSYRRIEGAGREPIEEVRSSVPMRKALPVHDEDALIDVREKDGKVTVLVELPGIAKEDIDLEVVDKSLVIDVDVPQKRFSKEVELPCAVKASSTRASYRNGVLEVVLDKNVPRKRKGTKVKVE from the coding sequence ATGATGATGGCGAAGATATCATTTGACATCGAGGACCCCTTCTCGGAATTCGACCGGATGTTCGAGGAGATGAGGAGGCGCATGGATGAGATGATCCGAGGCGCCGTTCCGATGTATGATGATGAGGAGCCTGTCTTCGTCTCCTACCGGAGGATCGAGGGGGCCGGCCGTGAACCCATTGAGGAGGTGAGGAGCAGCGTCCCGATGAGAAAGGCCTTGCCCGTCCACGATGAAGATGCTTTGATCGACGTAAGGGAGAAGGACGGAAAGGTGACGGTCCTGGTCGAGCTGCCTGGGATCGCGAAGGAGGATATCGACCTGGAGGTCGTCGACAAGAGCCTTGTCATCGATGTGGACGTGCCACAGAAAAGGTTCTCAAAGGAGGTGGAGCTGCCCTGTGCCGTGAAGGCGTCCTCGACGAGGGCAAGCTATAGGAACGGCGTCCTAGAGGTGGTGCTCGATAAGAATGTTCCACGCAAACGTAAGGGGACAAAGGTCAAGGTCGAGTGA
- a CDS encoding transcription initiation factor IIB, with protein sequence MPKPREGTDEIERCPECNSGHLVRDYERGELICEECGLVIDDQFIDLGPEWRAFDVEQGEKRARTGAPMTYTIHDKGLSTEISWKNKDSYGKSIPTRNRAQLYRLRKWQRRIRVSNATERNLAFALSELDRMASAMGLPRNVRETAAMVYRKAVNKNLIRGRSIEGVVAASLYAACRQCNVPRTLDEVANSSRVGRKEIGRTYRFMTRELKLKLMPTRPQDYVQRFCSELKLSGEVQAKAADILKDAAKKELTSGRGPTGVAAAAIYIASILCNERRTQREVADIAGVTEVTIRNRYKELTEKLGIEIQL encoded by the coding sequence CTGCCAAAACCAAGGGAAGGGACAGACGAGATAGAAAGATGTCCTGAGTGCAACAGCGGTCACCTGGTCAGGGACTATGAGAGAGGTGAGTTGATCTGCGAGGAGTGCGGCCTGGTCATAGACGACCAGTTCATCGACCTTGGTCCTGAGTGGAGGGCTTTCGATGTCGAGCAGGGCGAGAAGCGGGCCCGCACCGGTGCCCCCATGACATATACCATACACGACAAGGGGCTATCGACCGAGATCTCCTGGAAGAACAAGGACTCCTACGGAAAGAGCATCCCGACAAGGAACCGCGCGCAGCTCTACCGTCTCCGCAAGTGGCAGAGAAGGATCCGCGTGTCCAACGCCACCGAGAGGAACCTTGCGTTCGCCCTGAGCGAGCTGGACAGGATGGCCTCCGCCATGGGCCTCCCGCGGAACGTGAGGGAGACCGCCGCCATGGTCTATAGGAAAGCGGTCAACAAGAACCTCATAAGAGGAAGGAGCATCGAGGGTGTCGTTGCCGCATCGCTCTACGCCGCGTGCAGGCAGTGCAACGTCCCAAGGACCCTCGATGAGGTCGCAAACTCCTCAAGGGTAGGGAGAAAGGAGATTGGGCGCACGTACCGTTTCATGACGAGGGAATTGAAGCTCAAGCTCATGCCCACCCGCCCACAGGACTATGTCCAGAGGTTCTGCTCCGAACTGAAACTGAGCGGAGAGGTCCAGGCCAAGGCCGCGGACATACTGAAGGACGCGGCAAAAAAAGAGCTGACATCTGGACGAGGCCCTACGGGGGTTGCGGCCGCTGCCATCTACATCGCCTCGATATTGTGCAATGAGCGCAGGACGCAGCGCGAGGTAGCGGACATAGCCGGGGTGACGGAGGTCACCATCCGTAACCGTTACAAGGAGCTGACGGAGAAGCTGGGGATAGAGATCCAGCTCTGA
- the purE gene encoding 5-(carboxyamino)imidazole ribonucleotide mutase, with amino-acid sequence MPQVLILLGSKSDAETGKKAKAMLDRFKVTSEIKVASAHRTPERVKSLVTTSDAEVFIAMAGLSAALPGVVASLTTRPVIGVPISGNVNLDSILSIVQMPPGIPVACVGLDRGDNAALLAVSILSLKDKRLQGELEAYRKEMAEKIEKDSQELN; translated from the coding sequence ATGCCCCAAGTCCTCATTCTGCTAGGAAGTAAGAGCGATGCTGAGACAGGTAAAAAGGCCAAGGCCATGCTGGACAGGTTCAAAGTGACAAGCGAGATCAAGGTGGCGTCCGCCCACCGCACCCCTGAGAGGGTGAAATCGCTCGTCACAACGAGCGATGCAGAGGTCTTCATAGCTATGGCAGGCCTATCGGCCGCCCTTCCGGGGGTCGTCGCCTCGCTCACGACGAGACCGGTGATAGGTGTGCCCATAAGCGGGAACGTCAACCTCGATTCCATATTATCCATCGTTCAGATGCCACCAGGCATACCGGTGGCATGCGTCGGTCTTGACCGCGGGGACAACGCGGCGCTGCTGGCGGTCTCCATCCTCAGCCTGAAGGACAAGAGGCTGCAGGGAGAGCTCGAGGCCTATAGGAAGGAGATGGCCGAAAAGATCGAGAAGGACTCTCAGGAGCTGAACTGA
- a CDS encoding Hsp20/alpha crystallin family protein: protein MDAKRRTELVPFQWGPMSIFEELERFINDRTMDLDRFWFPQVVAGGYRVPAIDLREEGDRYVLTADLPGMSKEDVNIEIGDGVVEITAKKETSKDEEKEGYIRKERGSMYYHRRLAMPENVDTEGISAKLNNGVLELTLPKVKEAERAKRKVDIQ from the coding sequence ATGGACGCGAAAAGAAGGACAGAACTGGTCCCGTTCCAGTGGGGACCTATGAGCATCTTCGAGGAGCTTGAGAGGTTCATAAATGACAGGACCATGGACCTTGACAGGTTCTGGTTCCCCCAGGTCGTCGCGGGAGGGTACAGGGTACCTGCCATCGACCTTAGAGAGGAAGGGGACAGGTATGTGCTCACAGCAGACCTGCCTGGTATGTCCAAGGAGGACGTGAACATCGAGATCGGCGATGGCGTTGTGGAGATCACCGCCAAGAAGGAGACCTCCAAGGATGAGGAGAAGGAGGGCTACATCCGCAAGGAGCGCGGGTCCATGTACTACCACCGGAGGCTGGCGATGCCCGAGAACGTCGACACGGAGGGCATCTCAGCAAAGCTTAACAACGGGGTGTTGGAGCTGACGCTCCCGAAGGTTAAGGAAGCGGAGAGGGCCAAGAGGAAGGTCGACATCCAATGA
- a CDS encoding carbohydrate kinase family protein, translated as MPDPFLCVYGHTNLDFIMSLERLPPKNTSVDIIEKKRYFGGTAANVATMASALGVPTALASFVGTDMPIEFRRMMERFGVDLTDLKVVEGYETPTVWIVSDKEHNQIAFVYQGPMGAMDTIHPITDMAERSQRAHIMTGRPDYYLKVMEKLRSKGKKVGFDPAQEVHHVWDPGRFSKALALSDILFCNESELSTALRYTGTTKEEELLDLVPMVVSTRGAKGSVILTKESRVEIPVVHPRSIVDTTGCGDAYRAGFYAGLYRDLSLFECGVLGSSAASFVIESRGSLTFIPTWDMVMERAAPYL; from the coding sequence ATGCCGGACCCGTTCCTATGTGTCTATGGTCACACGAATCTAGACTTCATCATGAGCCTGGAGAGGCTTCCCCCGAAGAACACCTCGGTCGATATCATTGAGAAAAAGAGGTATTTTGGAGGTACCGCCGCGAACGTCGCGACCATGGCCTCCGCCCTTGGCGTCCCGACCGCATTGGCATCCTTCGTCGGAACGGACATGCCCATCGAGTTCCGCAGGATGATGGAACGCTTCGGCGTGGACCTTACAGACCTTAAGGTCGTGGAAGGCTATGAGACCCCTACGGTCTGGATAGTCTCAGACAAAGAGCACAACCAGATAGCGTTCGTCTACCAAGGCCCCATGGGGGCCATGGACACCATCCATCCCATCACGGACATGGCCGAGAGGTCCCAAAGGGCGCACATCATGACCGGGCGCCCTGATTATTATCTGAAGGTCATGGAAAAGCTCAGGAGCAAAGGGAAGAAGGTCGGCTTCGACCCCGCGCAGGAGGTCCATCACGTCTGGGACCCTGGGCGTTTCAGTAAGGCGCTCGCGCTCAGCGACATCCTGTTCTGCAACGAGAGCGAGCTCTCCACGGCCTTGCGTTATACGGGAACGACCAAAGAAGAGGAACTTCTCGACCTCGTACCGATGGTGGTCAGCACGAGGGGGGCCAAGGGCAGCGTCATACTAACCAAGGAATCGAGGGTGGAGATACCCGTGGTCCATCCGCGCAGCATCGTTGACACGACCGGTTGTGGAGATGCCTACAGGGCCGGGTTCTATGCGGGCCTCTACAGAGATCTCAGTCTGTTCGAGTGCGGGGTACTAGGAAGCTCGGCCGCCTCTTTCGTCATAGAGAGCAGAGGCTCCTTGACCTTCATCCCTACCTGGGACATGGTGATGGAAAGGGCGGCCCCATACCTATGA
- a CDS encoding H/ACA RNA-protein complex protein Gar1 produces the protein MRFLGNVQEVSFDGKLIVRGSFAPQSHSRVVDNRQRPVGKVARVFGPVEAPYVTVEPTGGSSLLSAIGKQLYVEEVGTTAKTKGRDRRDRKMS, from the coding sequence ATGCGGTTTCTTGGGAATGTCCAAGAAGTGAGTTTTGATGGCAAGCTTATCGTTCGCGGTTCCTTCGCCCCACAGTCTCATTCCAGAGTTGTGGACAACAGACAGAGGCCTGTGGGCAAGGTCGCGAGGGTCTTCGGGCCAGTAGAAGCACCTTACGTCACTGTGGAGCCAACAGGCGGATCTTCGCTGCTCTCCGCCATAGGGAAGCAGCTATATGTGGAGGAGGTCGGAACAACTGCCAAAACCAAGGGAAGGGACAGACGAGATAGAAAGATGTCCTGA
- the guaA gene encoding glutamine-hydrolyzing GMP synthase subunit GuaA, translating into MFDAGSFVSEKVEELKSTIKGRAVIACSGGVDSTVAAVLVSKAIGDKLLTVYVNNGFMRKGETEYVDRMFSKLNIHYKIVDASDEFFSAMKGVTEPEKKRKIIGEKFIRVFEREAKAYHAEYLVQGTIAPDWIESGDGVRDTIKSHHNVGGLPEDMHLKVVEPLRDLYKDEVRVVARYLGIEVSERQPFPGPALAIRVIGEATRESVEIVREACAIVEEELEKASAEGKMERPWQYFAVLLPCQSVGVQGDRRAYGRTIAVRAVESIDGMSAAYSKVPHDVLERISLRITSEMKADVNRVVYDITHKPPATIEWE; encoded by the coding sequence ATGTTCGACGCAGGGTCTTTCGTGAGCGAGAAGGTCGAAGAGCTGAAAAGCACGATAAAGGGGAGGGCGGTGATCGCCTGCTCTGGCGGGGTAGACAGCACGGTCGCGGCCGTTCTGGTCTCCAAGGCCATCGGCGACAAATTGCTGACAGTATATGTCAACAACGGCTTCATGAGGAAGGGGGAGACAGAGTATGTTGACAGGATGTTCAGCAAGCTGAACATTCATTATAAGATAGTCGACGCGTCGGACGAGTTCTTCAGCGCGATGAAAGGCGTGACCGAGCCAGAGAAGAAGAGGAAGATCATCGGGGAGAAGTTCATACGTGTATTTGAGCGCGAGGCCAAGGCATATCACGCTGAATATCTCGTGCAGGGCACCATAGCGCCTGATTGGATAGAGTCGGGGGACGGTGTCAGGGACACTATCAAGAGCCATCACAACGTTGGTGGGCTGCCTGAGGACATGCATCTGAAGGTAGTCGAGCCGTTAAGGGACCTCTACAAGGACGAGGTGCGCGTCGTTGCAAGATACCTCGGGATCGAGGTGTCGGAGAGGCAGCCCTTCCCAGGCCCGGCATTGGCCATAAGGGTGATAGGGGAGGCTACGCGGGAGTCGGTCGAGATCGTCCGTGAGGCGTGCGCGATAGTGGAAGAAGAGCTCGAAAAGGCCTCGGCCGAAGGAAAGATGGAGAGACCTTGGCAATATTTCGCGGTCCTTCTTCCTTGCCAGTCCGTAGGGGTACAAGGGGACAGGCGCGCCTACGGCCGCACGATCGCCGTCAGGGCGGTGGAGTCGATAGATGGCATGAGCGCCGCCTATTCGAAGGTCCCGCACGACGTCCTTGAGAGGATATCGCTCAGGATAACGAGCGAGATGAAGGCGGACGTCAATCGTGTGGTCTACGACATAACGCACAAGCCGCCCGCGACGATCGAATGGGAGTGA